From Streptosporangium album, the proteins below share one genomic window:
- the bioD gene encoding dethiobiotin synthase — protein MSILVVTGTDTGVGKTVVTAAVASLARERGASVAVVKPAQTGVAETEPGDLDDVIRLAGVTSTFEFARFPDPLSPAAAARTSGLPPLSLTRAAARIGELAESHRLVVVEGAGGLLVRFDEEGATLSDLARMLSAPVLLVTRAALGTLNHTALTLEAMAHHGLEPAGVVIGSWPAEPGLAERCNVADLEMLAARPLAGALPAGAGTLDRESFARTARAGLAPVLGGAFDPAAFRDSFRLSP, from the coding sequence ATGAGCATCCTCGTGGTCACCGGGACCGACACCGGCGTGGGCAAGACGGTCGTCACCGCGGCGGTGGCGTCACTCGCCAGGGAGCGGGGCGCCTCGGTCGCGGTGGTGAAGCCCGCCCAGACCGGGGTCGCCGAGACGGAGCCCGGAGACCTCGACGACGTCATCCGGCTCGCCGGGGTGACGTCCACGTTCGAGTTCGCCCGGTTCCCCGACCCGCTCTCCCCCGCGGCGGCGGCCCGCACCTCGGGCCTTCCTCCGCTCTCCCTCACCCGGGCGGCGGCCCGGATCGGGGAGCTGGCCGAGTCGCACCGGCTGGTGGTCGTCGAAGGGGCGGGCGGGCTGCTCGTCCGCTTCGACGAGGAGGGGGCGACCCTGTCCGACCTGGCCCGGATGCTCTCCGCGCCGGTGCTCCTGGTGACCCGCGCGGCGCTGGGCACGCTCAACCACACCGCGCTGACGCTGGAGGCGATGGCCCACCACGGGCTGGAACCGGCCGGCGTGGTGATCGGCTCCTGGCCGGCCGAGCCCGGCCTGGCCGAGCGGTGCAACGTGGCGGATCTGGAGATGCTGGCCGCCCGGCCGCTGGCGGGCGCGCTCCCCGCGGGGGCCGGGACTCTCGATCGGGAGTCCTTCGCCCGTACGGCCCGCGCCGGCCTGGCCCCCGTGCTGGGCGGTGCGTTCGACCCCGCCGCCTTCCGCGACAGCTTCCGGCTCTCGCCGTGA
- the bioB gene encoding biotin synthase BioB, translated as MSDILEIARTQVLEEGRGLDAAQVLRCLELPDDRLADLLGLAHEVRMKWCGPEVEVEGIISLKTGGCPEDCHFCSQSGQFSSPVRAAWLDIPSLVEAARETAQTGATEFCIVAAVRGPDRRLMDQVREGVKAIREAVDINVACSLGMLTQAQVDELAAIGVHRYNHNLETARSHFESVVTTHTWQERWDTCLMVREAGMELCCGGIVGMGESLAQRAEFAGQLGELEPDEVPLNFLNPRPGTPFESLPLLEGSEALKTIAAFRLALPRTILRYAGGRELTLGDLGTRDGMLGGINAIIVGNYLTTLGRTAERDLGLLVDLKMPIKALSETL; from the coding sequence ATGAGCGACATCCTGGAGATCGCCCGGACGCAGGTCCTGGAGGAGGGCCGGGGGCTCGACGCCGCGCAGGTCCTGCGCTGCCTGGAGCTACCCGATGACCGCCTCGCCGACCTGCTGGGGCTCGCCCACGAGGTGCGGATGAAGTGGTGCGGCCCCGAGGTGGAGGTCGAGGGGATCATCTCCCTCAAGACCGGCGGCTGCCCGGAGGACTGCCACTTCTGCTCCCAGTCGGGGCAGTTCTCCTCCCCGGTCCGCGCGGCCTGGCTGGACATCCCCTCCCTGGTCGAGGCGGCCAGGGAGACCGCGCAGACCGGGGCGACCGAGTTCTGCATCGTGGCCGCCGTGCGCGGGCCCGACCGGCGGCTGATGGACCAGGTCCGCGAGGGCGTCAAGGCGATCCGGGAGGCCGTGGACATCAACGTCGCCTGCTCGCTGGGCATGCTCACCCAGGCCCAGGTCGACGAACTGGCCGCCATCGGCGTGCACCGCTACAACCACAACCTGGAGACCGCCAGGTCGCACTTCGAATCCGTCGTCACCACCCACACGTGGCAGGAGCGCTGGGACACCTGCCTGATGGTGCGCGAGGCAGGGATGGAGCTCTGCTGCGGGGGCATCGTGGGCATGGGCGAGAGCCTCGCACAGCGGGCGGAGTTCGCCGGGCAGCTCGGCGAGCTGGAGCCCGACGAGGTCCCGCTGAACTTCCTCAACCCCCGTCCCGGCACGCCCTTCGAGTCGCTGCCGCTCCTTGAGGGCTCCGAGGCGCTCAAGACCATCGCCGCCTTCCGGCTCGCGCTGCCCCGCACGATCCTGCGCTACGCCGGGGGCCGCGAGCTGACCCTGGGCGACCTGGGCACCCGTGACGGCATGCTCGGCGGGATCAACGCGATCATC